From one Halostagnicola larsenii XH-48 genomic stretch:
- a CDS encoding glycosyltransferase family 2 protein, protein MYRGKTIGVVVTAYNEESFVGEVIETVPQFVDRIYVVDDASPDGCWEVIKRVSSRINDDTAPELAVTDGGENRRVIPIRHEENRGYGAAVKSGYERAVADGIDVVAVMNGDGQMDPEILDRILDPVVAGEADYAKGNRLHNPGDRRGMSTFRFVGNALLTGLSKFSTGYWTMSDPQNGYTAISSEAIEELDLESVTDEYGFLNHLLTHLNVNEFRVADVPMRAVYGDEESSIRYLPFVRFVSLLLLRSFLWRLQTRYVRREFHPTVVFYAAGGVGLVAGAIALVGSAVRSVRGEDGFTASITSVLTVLVGTVSLATAIAMDAEENEDLEVTYDERESTQESELLEG, encoded by the coding sequence ATGTATCGCGGGAAGACCATCGGCGTGGTCGTCACGGCGTACAACGAGGAGTCGTTCGTCGGCGAGGTGATCGAAACCGTTCCGCAGTTCGTCGATCGAATATACGTCGTCGACGACGCCTCGCCGGACGGCTGCTGGGAGGTTATAAAGCGCGTCAGTTCTCGGATCAACGACGACACAGCACCCGAGCTCGCGGTGACCGACGGCGGCGAGAACAGACGCGTCATTCCGATCCGCCACGAGGAAAATCGCGGATACGGAGCCGCCGTCAAGAGCGGCTACGAACGGGCCGTGGCCGACGGCATCGACGTCGTTGCGGTGATGAACGGCGACGGACAGATGGACCCCGAAATTTTAGATCGAATCCTCGACCCCGTCGTCGCCGGCGAGGCCGATTACGCGAAAGGGAATCGCCTTCACAATCCCGGCGACCGCCGCGGCATGTCGACGTTCAGGTTCGTCGGCAACGCGCTCCTGACCGGACTATCGAAGTTCTCGACCGGCTACTGGACGATGAGCGACCCCCAGAACGGCTATACGGCCATCTCGAGCGAAGCGATCGAGGAACTCGACCTCGAGTCGGTAACCGACGAGTACGGGTTTTTGAACCACCTGCTCACGCACCTGAACGTCAACGAATTCCGGGTCGCCGACGTACCGATGCGAGCCGTCTACGGCGACGAAGAAAGCAGCATCCGATACCTCCCGTTCGTTCGGTTCGTCTCCTTGCTGTTGCTCCGGAGCTTTCTCTGGCGGTTACAGACTCGGTACGTGAGACGAGAGTTTCACCCGACGGTCGTCTTCTACGCCGCCGGTGGGGTAGGACTGGTCGCGGGAGCGATCGCACTCGTCGGGTCGGCCGTTCGGTCGGTTCGCGGCGAAGACGGATTCACCGCCTCGATCACGTCGGTACTGACGGTTCTCGTCGGAACGGTGTCGCTCGCCACGGCCATCGCGATGGACGCCGAGGAAAACGAGGACCTCGAGGTGACCTACGACGAGCGCGAATCGACCCAGGAGAGCGAACTCCTCGAGGGCTGA
- a CDS encoding glycosyltransferase yields MHVLILTTNEDAPFMNQQIAALERLGVSFTVQSVAGETGPAQSRNPLEYLKFFPTVFRESLNGYDLIHAHYGLTAPMALAQFRQPIVLSLWGTDIYGPGEPVSRFCAPFCDEVVVMSEEMRRDLGRDCTVIPDGVNLEQFEPIPQERARERVGWHEDGYDVLFPYSPDREVKNHPRAKRIVRSVDEQIEESVRLRAVHGVDHDEVIHYMNAADALLLTSRSEGSPNSVKEAMACNVPVVSVDVGDVADQLEGVSPSTVATSDRELVDGLRDVLERGERSNGREAAAKISVERTAARMLEIYRRVV; encoded by the coding sequence ATGCACGTTCTGATTCTGACGACGAACGAGGACGCGCCGTTTATGAACCAGCAGATCGCGGCCCTCGAGCGACTCGGCGTCTCGTTTACGGTGCAGTCGGTCGCCGGAGAAACCGGTCCCGCACAGTCGCGAAATCCACTCGAGTATCTGAAATTCTTTCCGACGGTCTTTCGGGAGTCGTTGAACGGCTACGACCTGATCCACGCCCATTACGGACTTACCGCGCCGATGGCGCTCGCGCAGTTCAGACAGCCGATCGTGCTTTCGCTGTGGGGGACGGACATCTACGGCCCCGGCGAACCGGTCAGTCGGTTCTGCGCACCGTTTTGTGACGAGGTAGTCGTCATGTCCGAGGAGATGCGACGCGACCTCGGACGGGACTGTACGGTGATCCCCGACGGCGTCAACCTAGAGCAGTTCGAGCCGATTCCACAGGAGCGGGCTCGAGAACGAGTCGGGTGGCACGAAGACGGGTACGACGTGCTTTTCCCGTATTCGCCCGATCGGGAAGTCAAAAATCATCCGCGAGCGAAGCGTATCGTTCGATCGGTCGACGAACAGATAGAGGAGTCGGTTCGACTGCGGGCGGTCCACGGGGTCGACCACGACGAAGTCATCCACTACATGAACGCGGCGGACGCGCTGCTTTTAACCTCCCGGAGCGAGGGATCGCCAAACTCCGTCAAAGAGGCGATGGCCTGTAACGTCCCGGTCGTCTCCGTCGACGTCGGCGACGTCGCCGACCAACTCGAGGGCGTCTCACCCTCAACCGTCGCGACGAGCGATCGAGAACTCGTCGACGGGCTCCGGGACGTACTAGAGCGCGGCGAGCGCTCGAACGGGCGCGAGGCGGCAGCGAAAATCAGCGTCGAACGAACCGCAGCGAGGATGCTCGAGATTTATCGGCGAGTCGTTTAG
- the nrfD gene encoding NrfD/PsrC family molybdoenzyme membrane anchor subunit, which translates to MSTERPTREDILRPIQHTSKGYFVVFAIAGLAFALFLLGWMYQLSEGLVVTGLSDWGSGGGVTWGLYIGAFIWWVGIAHGGIILSAAVRLLGMERYMPVARLAELLTIAGLSAAGFYIVVHLGRPDRMVRSIIGHFHITINSSPLVWDVTVITLYLILTTTYLALTLRYDITRLRDDLPNHFEPIYKLMTIGYTEKEDQMVQRMVWWLALAIIILAPLLLHGGVIPWLFALIPSMPGWFGAVQGPQFLTIALTSAISGVILLSYGFRYVYDWDHIIADDVFRGLTLWLGFFCLLFLWLQLQQNIVGTFAPPLDLAAAVSAKLSTPMYIVAMTLVTLVLIYTFAQAIRPAVFTKKRSVVAGVAVLAATLMEKILFVVDGLLHPTFDIYAAVPGSYWPSLIELASVLGTVSMVTMFFLLVAKVVPVVELHAVEHLQDTSRDDESGDGGERPEVKA; encoded by the coding sequence ATGAGTACCGAGCGACCCACCAGAGAGGACATTCTGCGTCCGATTCAGCACACGTCGAAGGGATATTTCGTCGTCTTCGCTATTGCGGGGCTCGCGTTCGCCCTGTTTCTCCTCGGGTGGATGTACCAGCTTTCCGAGGGGCTTGTCGTGACCGGGCTTTCGGACTGGGGCAGCGGCGGCGGCGTCACCTGGGGGCTGTACATCGGCGCGTTCATCTGGTGGGTCGGGATCGCTCACGGCGGAATCATCCTCTCGGCTGCCGTCAGATTGCTCGGTATGGAACGATACATGCCGGTGGCACGCCTCGCTGAACTCCTGACGATTGCCGGGCTCTCTGCGGCCGGCTTCTACATCGTCGTCCACCTCGGGCGTCCAGATCGGATGGTTCGGAGCATCATCGGCCACTTTCACATCACGATCAACAGTTCGCCGCTGGTCTGGGACGTGACCGTCATCACGCTCTATCTCATCCTGACGACGACGTATCTGGCACTGACGCTTCGATACGACATCACCCGCCTGCGTGATGATCTCCCGAACCACTTCGAACCGATTTACAAACTCATGACGATCGGCTACACGGAGAAAGAAGATCAGATGGTCCAGCGGATGGTCTGGTGGCTTGCGCTCGCGATCATCATCCTCGCGCCGTTGTTGCTCCACGGGGGCGTCATCCCGTGGCTGTTCGCGCTGATTCCGTCAATGCCCGGCTGGTTCGGTGCGGTTCAGGGACCACAGTTCCTGACGATCGCACTGACGTCTGCGATCAGTGGCGTGATTCTGTTATCGTACGGGTTCCGCTACGTCTACGATTGGGATCACATCATCGCCGACGATGTCTTTCGCGGTCTCACGCTCTGGCTCGGCTTTTTCTGTCTGCTATTCCTGTGGCTCCAGTTACAGCAAAACATCGTTGGCACGTTCGCGCCGCCGCTCGATCTCGCCGCCGCGGTCAGTGCGAAGCTTTCGACGCCGATGTACATCGTCGCGATGACGCTCGTGACGCTGGTGCTCATATATACGTTCGCACAAGCAATTCGACCAGCGGTGTTTACGAAGAAACGCTCGGTCGTCGCTGGGGTCGCGGTGCTCGCCGCGACCTTGATGGAAAAGATTCTGTTCGTTGTCGACGGGCTATTGCACCCGACGTTCGACATCTATGCAGCCGTTCCCGGCAGCTACTGGCCGAGCCTGATCGAGTTGGCATCGGTTCTCGGAACGGTCAGCATGGTCACGATGTTCTTTCTCCTGGTCGCGAAGGTGGTTCCGGTGGTCGAACTCCACGCCGTCGAACACTTACAGGACACGTCTCGAGACGACGAGTCCGGTGACGGCGGCGAGAGGCCAGAGGTGAAAGCATGA
- a CDS encoding 4Fe-4S ferredoxin N-terminal domain-containing protein: MNADDESNETADSFHPLGEEWENDLEAMLDDTEYDTELGMEMAQDAMRVTKGELSEADFHEKYHEDMMAEFGQDDRPTEAALEEMESDDDGGLGRVLEAFDGDGEVDRREVIKKMGAGAAFLGLGAAATVDDSEPSVDAGPAQGGADDEGVQWGMVLDLETCDGCLSCVEACADENQLDSGVNWMYVLDWEDPTEQLETGRQRLIRPCQHCTDAPCEKVCPTTARHTRQSDGLVLTDYEVCIGCRYCQVACPYGVNYFQWMEPEVPEGAIEDQHIYDDRDRPVDSRAPRGVMSKCTFCPTRQDGHEGEDMIGSTACEDACPPEAIQFGDMNDPESAPRQYVDNPPLGRARAMAADDDDDLQEAIDIIDGETEPDGMSEQEAQAMIAEFGGAADSTFKLLEEIGTNPNVVYIGNQPGPNAEQIEGPIQYDELSYVSNDDETIRLADVRKEVTDEGTVGGNLL; this comes from the coding sequence ATGAACGCGGACGACGAGTCGAACGAGACGGCCGATTCGTTCCATCCCCTCGGGGAAGAGTGGGAAAACGATCTCGAAGCGATGCTCGACGATACCGAGTACGATACTGAACTTGGTATGGAAATGGCACAGGACGCGATGCGGGTTACCAAGGGCGAACTCTCGGAGGCCGACTTCCACGAGAAGTACCACGAGGATATGATGGCAGAGTTCGGCCAGGACGACCGGCCGACCGAAGCGGCACTCGAGGAGATGGAATCGGACGACGACGGTGGTCTGGGCCGAGTGCTCGAGGCGTTCGATGGCGACGGCGAAGTCGATCGCCGCGAGGTGATCAAGAAGATGGGTGCGGGTGCTGCCTTTCTCGGCCTGGGGGCAGCGGCGACGGTCGACGATTCCGAGCCGAGCGTCGACGCAGGCCCCGCTCAAGGCGGCGCTGATGACGAGGGGGTCCAGTGGGGGATGGTGCTGGATCTCGAGACCTGTGACGGCTGTCTCTCCTGCGTGGAGGCCTGTGCCGACGAGAATCAGCTCGACTCTGGCGTGAACTGGATGTACGTTCTCGATTGGGAAGATCCCACCGAGCAGCTCGAAACCGGACGGCAACGTCTCATTCGGCCGTGCCAGCATTGTACCGATGCGCCGTGTGAGAAGGTCTGCCCGACGACGGCTCGCCACACGCGCCAAAGCGATGGCCTCGTGCTTACCGATTACGAGGTTTGTATCGGGTGTCGGTACTGTCAGGTCGCCTGTCCGTATGGCGTCAACTACTTCCAGTGGATGGAACCGGAGGTTCCAGAAGGCGCGATCGAGGACCAACACATATACGACGATCGTGATCGCCCGGTCGACAGTCGAGCCCCGCGCGGGGTTATGAGTAAGTGTACGTTCTGCCCGACTCGTCAAGACGGCCACGAGGGCGAGGACATGATCGGAAGCACGGCCTGCGAGGACGCCTGTCCGCCGGAAGCGATCCAGTTCGGCGATATGAACGACCCCGAGAGCGCACCCCGTCAGTACGTGGATAACCCACCGCTGGGACGGGCGCGAGCGATGGCCGCAGACGATGACGACGACCTGCAGGAAGCGATCGACATTATCGACGGCGAGACGGAACCGGACGGGATGAGCGAACAAGAGGCCCAAGCAATGATTGCAGAATTCGGTGGCGCGGCCGATTCGACGTTCAAGTTGCTCGAGGAGATCGGAACGAATCCGAACGTCGTCTACATCGGCAACCAGCCGGGTCCGAACGCAGAACAGATCGAGGGTCCGATTCAGTACGACGAGTTGAGTTATGTAAGCAACGACGACGAAACGATCCGGTTGGCTGACGTTCGAAAGGAGGTCACCGACGAGGGAACCGTTGGTGGGAATCTACTATGA
- a CDS encoding high-potential iron-sulfur protein, whose product MNDSERRKTRRRLLQLAGTGSVIGLAGCLNLGANGSPQDERPADWCLDILDGEVPEVEATAPSIDGIERADEGELESKSNAAYECGARDGAQCGNCTFYIDDENGDAIGACTEVAGPIRSVDWCALWQPREKMADGE is encoded by the coding sequence ATGAACGACTCCGAGCGTCGAAAAACGCGTCGTCGATTGCTCCAACTCGCCGGCACCGGTTCGGTTATCGGGCTCGCGGGCTGTCTTAATTTGGGCGCAAACGGGTCACCGCAGGACGAGCGCCCCGCCGATTGGTGTCTCGACATATTAGACGGCGAGGTCCCGGAGGTGGAGGCCACTGCACCGAGTATCGACGGGATCGAGCGAGCCGACGAGGGGGAGCTAGAATCGAAGAGCAACGCCGCCTACGAGTGCGGTGCAAGAGACGGCGCTCAGTGCGGGAACTGTACCTTCTATATCGACGATGAGAACGGCGACGCGATCGGCGCGTGCACCGAGGTGGCGGGACCGATTCGATCGGTCGACTGGTGTGCGCTCTGGCAACCCAGAGAAAAGATGGCTGATGGAGAATAA
- a CDS encoding universal stress protein, whose amino-acid sequence MTVLVAYDNSGPAQKALQWAIDEHPSEEIVLLRIIEAAGGSTSAGINLAQEKLMELQEQKQDEISEEATNVIEDDDIDIRTETAIGDPAREIVEFAEENDVDHILVGSHGRSGVSRVLLGSVAEKVVRRASVPVTVVR is encoded by the coding sequence ATGACCGTACTCGTTGCGTACGACAACTCGGGTCCCGCACAAAAGGCGCTCCAGTGGGCTATCGACGAGCACCCCAGCGAAGAGATTGTCCTTCTTCGGATCATCGAAGCCGCCGGCGGTTCGACCTCCGCGGGTATCAATCTCGCCCAGGAGAAACTGATGGAGCTTCAAGAACAGAAACAGGACGAGATATCAGAAGAAGCAACGAACGTGATCGAAGACGACGACATCGACATACGAACGGAGACGGCTATCGGGGACCCCGCTCGAGAGATCGTCGAATTCGCCGAGGAGAACGATGTCGATCACATCCTCGTCGGAAGCCACGGCCGATCGGGTGTCTCCCGCGTGCTGCTCGGAAGCGTCGCCGAAAAAGTCGTTCGTCGTGCGTCCGTTCCGGTAACGGTCGTCCGTTGA
- a CDS encoding Lrp/AsnC family transcriptional regulator, with translation MDERDIRILQAIAQLGTGSPDEIADHTEIPKSTVHYRLTKLNDAGVVTNDLFDIDLEKLGLDITVVTEVIAEYDDQYHKQVGKKLGEIEGVNQVYFTMGDTDFIVISHLSNREMVHRLISDYERIDEVKRTSSRFVIETMKNEPNPLNDFESETLLEEAREME, from the coding sequence ATGGACGAACGTGACATCCGCATCTTGCAGGCGATTGCCCAGCTCGGGACGGGAAGCCCGGACGAGATCGCAGACCACACCGAGATTCCCAAATCGACGGTCCACTACCGGTTGACCAAACTCAATGACGCTGGCGTCGTCACCAACGATCTGTTCGACATCGACCTCGAGAAGCTCGGACTCGATATCACGGTCGTCACGGAAGTCATCGCCGAGTACGACGACCAGTACCACAAACAGGTCGGCAAGAAACTCGGTGAGATAGAGGGGGTCAATCAAGTGTACTTCACGATGGGCGATACGGACTTCATCGTGATCTCGCATCTCTCGAACCGCGAGATGGTCCATCGGCTCATCAGCGATTACGAACGGATCGACGAAGTCAAACGAACCAGTTCCCGGTTCGTCATCGAAACCATGAAAAACGAACCGAACCCGCTCAACGATTTCGAATCGGAAACCCTTCTCGAGGAAGCTCGAGAGATGGAGTAA